Proteins encoded by one window of Blautia faecicola:
- a CDS encoding sporulation protein YqfD, whose amino-acid sequence MGKYIRGYVRIRLESPAPERFFSLCVHNRIPLRNLTQEGSCYEMELSARDFLRLGRFRRKTNARIHILRKNGLPFFLHRAQKRKAFFLGILLGLVLLAICSFRIWDIQIAGNRYYTTPVLLETLSEWEISCGMAKRNVDCQKLMQKIRQTFPGIVWVSARLEGTCLIIDIKENDEIPQETPVKEDTRSCWDLTAPWDGTVVSIITRAGMPLVKPGDLCKKGDILVSGAVAILDNDSQIQRYEYVRSDADIVIETRFPYYDEFSRTITVKSYPGEQKTYPFFTLFGTDISWYHTPKNTSEIYRTERQLTLTPSFYLPVTVGEIITIPYEKKSYCYTPEEALELSQKHLQNFLKNLVSENAVILSRYIQIKLTANRCRSQGYITIQIPGSDKSAVTPKEFPDLSAETTE is encoded by the coding sequence ATGGGAAAATATATCCGCGGCTACGTCCGCATCCGTCTGGAAAGCCCTGCACCGGAACGGTTTTTCAGTCTTTGTGTACATAATCGGATTCCCCTTCGGAATCTGACACAGGAAGGTTCCTGCTATGAGATGGAACTTTCCGCCCGGGATTTTCTGCGTCTTGGCCGTTTTCGCCGGAAAACAAATGCCCGGATCCACATTTTACGAAAAAACGGTCTGCCTTTCTTTTTACACCGTGCGCAAAAAAGAAAGGCTTTTTTTCTCGGAATACTTCTTGGGCTGGTGCTGTTAGCGATATGTTCCTTTCGCATCTGGGATATTCAGATTGCAGGAAACCGCTATTATACCACACCGGTTCTTCTTGAGACGCTTTCCGAATGGGAGATCAGCTGTGGCATGGCAAAAAGAAATGTTGATTGCCAGAAACTGATGCAAAAGATCCGCCAGACCTTTCCCGGCATCGTCTGGGTGTCAGCAAGACTGGAGGGAACCTGCCTGATCATCGACATCAAAGAAAATGATGAAATCCCGCAGGAAACACCCGTGAAAGAAGATACCCGCAGCTGCTGGGATCTCACCGCACCGTGGGATGGCACCGTCGTCAGCATCATAACCCGCGCCGGCATGCCACTGGTAAAACCGGGAGATCTCTGTAAAAAAGGGGATATTCTGGTATCCGGAGCGGTTGCCATTTTGGACAATGACAGTCAGATCCAGCGCTACGAATATGTACGTTCCGATGCGGATATCGTCATAGAAACCCGATTTCCCTATTATGATGAATTCTCCCGGACGATCACGGTAAAGTCCTATCCGGGCGAACAGAAAACCTATCCTTTTTTTACTTTATTCGGAACGGATATTTCCTGGTATCACACCCCGAAAAACACTTCTGAGATCTACCGCACCGAACGGCAGCTCACCCTTACTCCCAGCTTTTATCTGCCCGTCACCGTCGGCGAGATCATAACGATTCCCTATGAGAAAAAGTCTTATTGTTACACACCGGAAGAAGCTCTGGAACTTTCACAAAAACACCTGCAGAATTTCCTGAAAAATCTGGTAAGTGAAAACGCCGTTATCCTTTCCCGGTATATCCAGATAAAGCTTACTGCAAACCGCTGCCGCTCACAGGGCTATATCACCATACAGATCCCGGGAAGCGACAAATCCGCTGTCACTCCGAAAGAATTTCCGGATCTGTCTGCGGAAACAACAGAATAG
- a CDS encoding YabP/YqfC family sporulation protein, which yields MKRAKKATVRERLADLLELPGDLAYNGCIITLIGEREILLENYRSILEYRSDHLLVLTGNGKIRIQGVALHVLYYTELEMKVTGQITSVLYEI from the coding sequence GTGAAAAGAGCAAAAAAAGCAACGGTGAGAGAGCGTCTGGCTGATCTGCTGGAACTTCCCGGCGATCTGGCATATAACGGATGTATCATCACACTGATCGGTGAGCGGGAGATTCTTCTGGAAAATTACCGGAGTATCCTGGAATATCGCTCCGACCATCTGCTGGTACTGACCGGAAACGGCAAGATACGCATTCAGGGTGTTGCCCTGCATGTCCTTTATTATACAGAACTCGAGATGAAAGTGACGGGACAGATCACTTCTGTTCTGTACGAAATCTGA
- a CDS encoding DUF2284 domain-containing protein — MNFQSIEDYITQFPIYQYAFLSIDDIEFNDKVRTICKRECPRYGKSWSCPPAVGTVDKCKERCQQYTHALLFSSVAEVPDYSNMDALLATKREHEEITAKIEAFLKQDAWRCYTLSTDSCSICDKCTYPKKSCNHPDLMHPCIESHGILLTKNIEDNHMDYYMGEQMVLWFSLIFLREA, encoded by the coding sequence ATGAATTTTCAATCAATAGAAGACTATATCACCCAGTTTCCCATTTATCAGTATGCGTTTCTTTCCATCGATGATATTGAGTTCAACGATAAAGTCCGCACGATCTGCAAACGGGAATGTCCAAGATACGGCAAATCCTGGTCATGTCCACCTGCAGTCGGAACCGTAGACAAATGCAAAGAACGCTGCCAGCAGTACACACACGCGCTGCTGTTTTCTTCTGTGGCAGAAGTGCCGGATTATTCCAATATGGATGCCCTGCTTGCCACCAAACGGGAACATGAGGAAATCACCGCAAAAATCGAAGCATTTTTAAAGCAGGATGCCTGGAGATGTTATACACTGTCCACCGATTCCTGTTCCATCTGCGATAAATGCACCTACCCGAAAAAATCCTGTAATCACCCGGATCTGATGCATCCGTGTATTGAAAGCCACGGAATCCTGCTGACAAAAAATATCGAAGACAATCACATGGATTATTATATGGGCGAACAGATGGTTCTCTGGTTTTCTCTGATTTTCCTGCGGGAAGCATAA
- a CDS encoding polysaccharide deacetylase family protein, producing the protein MDLLTGIVVLIACFFVGAALHCHAQKKDLETAGQVIYPETENWGLGFGQEGEKPTGNVSAEELKTYHAAYMDPTDEKVIYLTFDAGYENGNTPAILEALKKHNAKGTFFVVGNFLETSPELVKQMVVEGHTVGNHTWHHPEMSKISDVAAFEKELKDVETRYQEITGEELTRFYRPPQGKYNTQNLQMASNLGYKTFFWSLAYVDWIQDQQPTKEAAFDKLLKRIHPGAVVLLHSTSSTNAQILDELLTKWEEMGYHFAPLSELAEKI; encoded by the coding sequence ATGGATCTTCTTACCGGAATTGTGGTACTGATCGCCTGCTTTTTTGTCGGTGCGGCACTGCACTGCCATGCACAGAAGAAAGATCTGGAAACTGCCGGGCAGGTAATATATCCGGAAACCGAAAACTGGGGACTCGGCTTTGGGCAGGAAGGAGAAAAACCAACAGGAAATGTGTCGGCGGAAGAATTAAAAACCTACCATGCCGCCTATATGGATCCGACGGATGAAAAAGTGATTTATCTTACGTTTGATGCAGGATATGAAAACGGCAACACGCCCGCGATCCTGGAAGCACTGAAAAAGCACAATGCGAAGGGCACTTTTTTTGTAGTTGGAAACTTTCTCGAAACCAGTCCGGAACTGGTAAAACAGATGGTGGTGGAAGGTCATACGGTGGGAAATCACACCTGGCACCATCCGGAAATGTCAAAAATCTCTGACGTGGCAGCTTTTGAAAAAGAGCTGAAGGATGTGGAAACACGGTATCAGGAAATCACCGGGGAAGAACTTACCCGCTTCTATCGCCCGCCGCAGGGCAAATACAATACGCAAAATTTACAGATGGCGAGTAATCTCGGCTATAAGACCTTTTTCTGGAGCCTTGCCTATGTGGACTGGATCCAGGATCAGCAGCCGACAAAAGAAGCAGCTTTTGACAAATTGTTAAAACGGATCCATCCGGGAGCCGTCGTGCTGCTTCACAGTACCTCTTCCACCAACGCGCAGATTCTGGATGAACTGCTGACAAAATGGGAAGAAATGGGGTATCATTTTGCGCCGTTGTCGGAACTGGCGGAGAAGATATAA